One window from the genome of Malus domestica chromosome 01, GDT2T_hap1 encodes:
- the LOC103432238 gene encoding photosystem I reaction center subunit N, chloroplastic-like encodes MAAMNSSVLACNYAVSGTRMSELVNANTTCMPSVVLAAQTKVVALRAQQPSTQNNQGADGRRAVLLSLAAIAFTAFSSNSTANAGVIDDYLEKSKANKELNDKKRLATSGANFARAFTVQFGSCKFPENFTGCQDLAKQKKVPFLSDDLSLECEGKDKYKCGSNVFWKW; translated from the exons ATGGCAGCGATGAACTCTAGTGTGCTGGCATGCAACTATGCCGTCTCTGGCACCAGAATGTCTGAACTTGTCAATGCAAACACGACTTGCATGCCTTCAGTTGTATTGGCTGCTCAGACCAAAGTTGTAGCACTCAGGGCCCAACAGCCTAGCACACAAAATAATCAAGGAGCTGATGGAAGAAGGGCTGTGCTGCTCTCCCTGGCGGCCATTGCTTTCACCGCTTTTTCTTCCAACTCCACTGCCAATGCCGGTGTCATTGATGATTACCTCGAAAAAAGCAAAGCCAACAAG GAACTGAATGACAAGAAGAGGCTGGCAACAAGCGGTGCAAACTTTGCAAGAGCATTCACTGTTCAATTTGGATCATGCAAGTTCCCTGAGAACTTCACTGGCTGCCAAGATCTTGCCAAGCAAAAG AAAGTACCATTTCTCTCTGACGATCTTAGTTTGGAGTGCGAAGGCAAGGACAAGTACAAGTGTGGTTCCAACGTTTTCTGGAAATGGTGA